Within Xanthomonas theicola, the genomic segment GGTCAGGCTGGAGCCGGGCTGGCTGGAGGAGGGCAGCAGGAACGGGAAGAGCGCCAGGCCCACGGTGAGGATGATGCCGGCGATCGCCGTGCCCGAGGCGATGAACGCCAGGCCGCCGCGCCGCCTGCGCAGCAGCGCCGCGCTCAGCAGCAGGCCGAGCAGGCCAGCCACCGGCGCCAGCGCGGTCGGCGGCATCGCTTGGTAGTTGTGCATCCAGCCGCCGACCTCGCCGAGCACCGCGGTCTTCAGCAGCGGGTTGGTGGCGCCGTCGGTGACCGTCTGCGAGCTCACCGCGTAGCCGGGCAGACCCATCGCCACCCAGATCCCGCCGATGGCGAACAGCGCGCAGGCCAGTAGTGCCGCCACGCTGCCGTACCGAGCGGCGCGCTCGGCCACCGGGCCGTCGGTCTTCAGCACCAGCATCGCCGCGCCGCGCGCCACCAGCATGCTCACGCTGAGCAGGCCGGCGAGCAGCGCGAACGGCATCAGCAGGCCGAAGAAGGCGCCGGTGTAGAACACCCGCAGCGTGTCGTCGAAGTGGAACGGCAGCCCCAGCATCACGTTGCCCACCGCCACGCCCATGATCGGCGCCGGGATGAAGCCGCCGAGGAACAGCGCCCAGTCCCAGCCGTTGCGCCAGCGCTGGCTGGGCAGCTTGCCGCGGAACTTGAATCCGACCGGGCGCAGGATCAGCGCGAACAGGATCACGAACATGGCCAGGTAGAAGCCGGAGAAGCTGACCGCGTACAGCGGCGGGAAGGCGGCGAAGATCGCACCGCCGCCGAGGATCAGCCAGACCTGGTTGCCTTCCCAGACCGGGCCGATGGTGTTGACCACCAGCCGCCGTTCGGTGTTGGTCCTGGCCACGAACGGCAGCAGC encodes:
- the cydB gene encoding cytochrome d ubiquinol oxidase subunit II, giving the protein MDFIALDYATLRVIWWLLPGILLIGFAVMDGFDLGVGALLPFVARTNTERRLVVNTIGPVWEGNQVWLILGGGAIFAAFPPLYAVSFSGFYLAMFVILFALILRPVGFKFRGKLPSQRWRNGWDWALFLGGFIPAPIMGVAVGNVMLGLPFHFDDTLRVFYTGAFFGLLMPFALLAGLLSVSMLVARGAAMLVLKTDGPVAERAARYGSVAALLACALFAIGGIWVAMGLPGYAVSSQTVTDGATNPLLKTAVLGEVGGWMHNYQAMPPTALAPVAGLLGLLLSAALLRRRRGGLAFIASGTAIAGIILTVGLALFPFLLPSSSQPGSSLTVWDASSSRLTLWIMLLATVVFLPIVLAYTIWVYRVLKGKVTVASMDDNPSA